The Novosphingobium terrae genome has a window encoding:
- a CDS encoding IS3 family transposase (programmed frameshift), with translation MSKTTNKFAPEVRARAVRMVLDHESDHPSRWAAIVSIAEKIGCVPQTLFEWVKKAEIDSGKRAGVPTEMADRLKALERENRELRQANEILRKASAYFCPGGARPPVQTMTAFIDAHRDEYGVEPICRVLPIAPSSYRARVAQRSNPELLSDRAREDQRLKPEVMRVFAENFGVYGVRKVWRQMNREGFAVARCTIARLMRDLGLQGVIRGKPVRTTVSNKAAPCPLDHVNRQFHAPAPNMLWVSDFTYVATWAGFVYVAFVIDVYARYIVGWRVSRTAHAGFVLDALEQAIHERRPVHRGGLIHHSDRGSQYVSIRYSERLAEAGIEPSVGSVGDSYDNALAETINGLYKAEVIHRRGPWRSFEAVEYATLEWVDWFNHRRLLEPIGNIPPAEAEELYYAMLDDVSMAA, from the exons ATGAGCAAAACGACGAACAAGTTTGCGCCTGAGGTCCGCGCCCGTGCGGTGCGCATGGTGCTGGATCACGAAAGTGACCATCCTTCTCGCTGGGCAGCCATCGTGTCGATCGCGGAGAAGATAGGCTGCGTTCCCCAGACCCTGTTCGAATGGGTCAAGAAGGCCGAGATCGACAGCGGCAAGCGGGCCGGTGTGCCAACCGAGATGGCAGATCGCCTGAAGGCGCTGGAGCGCGAGAACCGTGAATTGCGCCAGGCCAACGAGATCCTGCGCAAGGCGTCGGCGTATT TTTGCCCAGGCGGAGCTCGACCGCCCGTTCAAACGATGACCGCTTTTATCGATGCGCATCGAGATGAGTATGGGGTCGAGCCGATCTGCAGGGTTCTGCCGATTGCCCCATCCTCCTATCGGGCCCGCGTGGCACAGCGAAGCAATCCAGAGTTGCTGTCGGACCGCGCTCGGGAGGATCAGCGCCTGAAGCCTGAGGTGATGCGCGTCTTCGCTGAGAACTTTGGGGTTTATGGCGTGCGAAAGGTCTGGCGGCAGATGAACCGCGAGGGTTTTGCTGTCGCCCGCTGTACCATCGCGCGTCTGATGCGAGACCTGGGCCTGCAAGGGGTCATCCGGGGCAAGCCCGTGCGCACGACGGTCAGCAACAAGGCCGCGCCATGCCCGCTCGATCACGTCAACCGACAGTTCCATGCCCCGGCGCCCAACATGCTCTGGGTGTCTGACTTCACATATGTCGCGACATGGGCGGGGTTTGTCTACGTGGCCTTCGTGATCGACGTCTATGCTCGTTATATTGTGGGATGGCGGGTCAGTCGCACCGCTCATGCCGGCTTCGTGCTGGATGCGCTGGAACAGGCCATCCATGAGCGCCGCCCGGTGCATCGTGGCGGCCTCATTCACCACAGCGACCGCGGATCGCAATATGTGTCTATTCGCTATTCCGAGCGCTTGGCGGAGGCGGGCATCGAGCCCTCTGTCGGCAGCGTGGGGGATAGCTATGACAATGCTTTGGCCGAGACCATCAACGGCCTCTACAAGGCTGAGGTAATCCACCGGCGCGGGCCATGGCGGTCCTTCGAAGCCGTCGAATATGCCACGCTCGAATGGGTGGACTGGTTCAACCACCGAAGACTGCTTGAACCGATCGGCAACATACCACCTGCCGAGGCCGAAGAACTCTATTACGCCATGCTGGACGACGTCTCCATGGCTGCCTAA